A genomic region of Papaver somniferum cultivar HN1 chromosome 7, ASM357369v1, whole genome shotgun sequence contains the following coding sequences:
- the LOC113297493 gene encoding HEAT repeat-containing protein 6-like produces MMTTTTANPVRSWRTAFLTLRDETLTSPPQTTLSSLLQNLVFSHSHSLMEALKDLSSNEVTSDIKLLVELAKNSDENVTDIYVHTCHLIHGVISRVTLEINSSFWSIMLDFLGKVVQHFLGKSDSRIVSPGNGVRLKAIMEVVHILRYLADRYGRKCALPENTQLIKLLLLAVACLHAELFSSPYSNGNQWYYVSDTGNKISKSENPWEVQTVVFVMIGEVHARMGTPVSLEIWQLTLEVLRKVMDSLAAKNSLVEDSLMSRFYTSLLRCLHLVLSEPKGSLSEHVPGFVATLRMFFMYGLTNRPSLAGRNTIHKELSSVTLTHKTSLPESTKNESGRYRPPHLRKREGTSSNPSKSWDSRSFSDNETSILGFTSSDSEHSDSDGSGKDMDYFQSSKARIAAIICVQDICQAEPKSLTSHWTMLLPTSDVLHPRKYEANLMTCLLFDPVMKTRITAASTLATMLNGVSSFFLQVAEYKETTKRGSYTALSSSLGQILMQLHTGVLHMVQHETHSGLLASSFKVLMLLISATPYARMPGDLLPSVVSCVQTRMMKGFQSRTDQNGLMVTALGCLGAAFSTSPPSSQLKDMLQEGISAGVTVAEGRQSVLAMIFQFSERVTNPTISFEALQVLRAVSHNYPNIMVACWQQVSAITFELLNVATPDVPIPEGLTTVSRGDVGIPTGPLTERCTMAAVKVLDECLRAISGFRGTEDLLDDRSLDTPFTSDSTRVKKISSAPSHGLDISKGDHLADSTGNEQWGEAIEKHLPLILRQRSPMVRAASITCFAGITSYVFFSLVKEKQDLILTSSIRMALHDEVASVRSAACRAIGVIACFPQISYRTEILDKFIHACEKNTHDPLVSVRITASWALANICDALRHRASDLEEFSEGLRTDSQRIDLLADCALRLTKDNDKIKSNAVRALGNLSRFVRFSKSTTIQNEATGFVELSLAKLRTDTPPPKSDPIACHSSHASFSISGLAPLGDSDWLEKMVQAFVSCVTTGNVKVQWNVCHALSNLFLNETLRLEDMAWAPSVFSILLLLLRDSSNYKIRIHAAAALAVPGSMSDYGSSFSDVIQGLEHVLETLGSDQISAASSFKYRDALEKQLTSTNLHVLGLASSTEHQPLKEFLVKKASFLEEWLKLVCSSLVDTSDQLADGATSAENQNDISLSFMQKKEMISKTIKSLIEVYEGSNHQAIAKRFGKLIDCIS; encoded by the exons ATGATGACTACGACTACTGCAAATCCAGTGAGATCATGGAGAACGGCATTTCTTACCTTAAGagacgaaaccctaacttctcctCCTCAAACAACCCTCTCTTctctccttcaaaatctcgttttcTCTCACTCTCATAGCTTAATGGAAGCTTTAAAAGATCTTTCATCTAATGAA GTTACCTCGGATATAAAGCTTCTAGTGGAATTAGCCAAGAATAGCGACGAAAATGTGACCGATATATATGTTCATACCTGTCATTTG ATTCATGGTGTTATTAGTAGGGTCACCCTGGAAATCAATTCATCATTTTGGTCTATTATGCTGGATTTTCTTGGAAAGGTAGTGCAGCACTTTCTTGGTAAATCAGATTCTCGAATAGTTTCACCGGGGAATGGCGTTAGATTGAAGGCAATTATGGAGGTTGTACATATTCTGAG ATATTTGGCTGATAGGTATGGCAGAAAGTGTGCACTCCCTGAAAACACTCAGTTAATTAAGCTCCTCCTCCTAGCCGTTGCATGCTTGCATGCTGAGTTGTTTTCATCACCCTACTCAAATGGGAACCAATGGTATTATGTTTCTGATACCGGAAATAAAATCTCCAAATCAGAAAATCCGTGGGAGGTCCAGACAGTGGTCTTTGTCATGATTGGGGAAGTACATGCAAGAATGGGAACTCCTGTTTCACTAGAGATTTGGCAATTGACTCTTGAG GTTTTGAGGAAAGTAATGGATTCCTTGGCAGCTAAGAACTCACTTGTGGAAGACAGTCTGATGTCCAG GTTTTACACATCTCTACTTCGGTGTCTGCATTTAGTTCTTTCAGAACCAAAGGGTTCCTTATCAGAGCAT GTGCCAGGATTTGTAGCAACTTTGCGGATGTTCTTTATGTACGGATTAACTAATCGACCCTCTTTAGCTGGTCGAAATACAATCCACAAGGAGTTAAGTTCCGTAACCTTAACCCACAAGACCAGTTTGCCAGAATCTACAAAAAATGAATCTGGTCGTTACAGACCCCCTCACCTGCGTAAAAGGGAGGGAACGAGTAGTAACCCATCGAAATCCTGGGATTCTAGAAGTTTCTCAGACAATGAGACTTCTATACTTGGTTTTACGTCATCGGATTCAGAGCACAGTGATAGTGACGGGTCAGGCAAAGATATGGACTACTTCCAAAGCTCCAAGGCTAGGATCGCTGCTATTATATGTGTACAG GATATCTGTCAAGCTGAACCGAAGTCACTTACTTCTCATTGGACAATGCTTCTGCCGACCAGTGATGTACTGCATCCCAG GAAATATGAAGCAAACCTAATGACATGCTTGTTATTTGATCCTGTTATGAAG ACAAGGATTACGGCTGCCTCAACCTTAGCTACCATGTTGAATGGGGTTTCGTCATTCTTTTTACAAGTAGCAGAATACAAGGAGACTACTAAGCGTGGATCATATACTGCACTTTCAAGCTCTCTTGGGCAAATATTAATGCAACTTCATACTG GTGTTCTCCACATGGTTCAGCATGAAACTCATAGTGGGTTGCTGGCGTCCTCTTTTAAAGTTCTCATGCTTTTGATCTCTGCCACCCC GTATGCTAGAATGCCTGGGGATTTGCTGCCATCTGTTGTTTCATGTGTTCAAACAAGGATGATGAAGGGGTTCCAGTCTAGAACTGATCAGAACGGTCTTATG GTCACTGCTCTAGGTTGCTTGGGGGCAGCTTTTTCCACCTCACCTCCATCATCGCAGCTCAAAGATATGCTTCAAGAAGGAATTTCAGCAG GTGTAACGGTAGCTGAAGGGAGGCAAAGTGTTCTtgctatgatatttcaattttcTGAGCGAGTAACGAACCCAACAATAAGTTTTGAGGCTCTACAG GTTCTCAGGGCTGTGTCACACAACTACCCTAACATAATGGTAGCATGTTGGCAACAAGTTTCTGCAATTACATTTGAATTGCTCAATGTAGCTACTCCTGATGTTCCTATTCCCGAGGGTTTAACTACGGTATCAAGGGGAGATGTTGGAATTCCTACAGGACCTCTCACAGAACGATGCACTATGGCTGCTGTTAAG GTTTTGGATGAATGCCTGCGGGCAATATCTGGATTTAGAGGAACTGAGGATCTTTTAGATGACAGATCACTGGACACCCCATTTACATCTGACAGCACAAGAGTAAAAAAAATTTCATCAGCTCCATCACATGGGCTTGATATTTCTAAAGGTGATCATTTAGCAGATTCTACAGGAAATGAACAGTGGGGTGAAGCAATTGAGAAGCATCTACCACTGATATTACGGCAACGATCCCCAATG GTACGAGCTGCTTCAATTACTTGTTTTGCGGGTATTACGTCTTATGTTTTCTTCTCGCTTGTGAAGGAAAAACAGGATCTTATTCTTACATCATCT ATCAGAATGGCGCTGCACGATGAGGTTGCTTCAGTTAGGTCAGCTGCTTGTCGAGCCATTGGTGTCATAGCATGTTTTCCACAAATCTCATATAG AACAGAGATCTTGGACAAGTTTATCCATGCATGCGAGAAAAACACTCACGATCCATTAGTCTCG GTTCGAATAACAGCCTCATGGGCTTTGGCAAATATCTGTGATGCACTGCGGCATAGAGCAAGTGATTTGGAAGAGTTTTCTGAAG GCCTGAGAACAGATTCTCAGCGAATAGACCTTTTAGCTGATTGTGCTCTGCGGTTGACCAAGGATAATGACAAG ATCAAATCAAATGCTGTAAGGGCTCTTGGGAATCTGTCGAGATTTGTTAGATTTTCAAAATCAACTACCATACAAAATGAAGCAACGGGTTTTGTGGAATTATCTCTAGCAAAGCTCAGAACTGACACGCCCCCTCCAAAAAGTGATCCAATTGCTTGCCACAGTTCACACGCATCATTTTCCATATCTGGCTTGGCTCCTTTAGGAGATTCAGACTGGCTGGAAAAGATGGTGCAAGCATTTGTTTCTTGTGTGACTACCGGAAATGTAAAG GTCCAATGGAATGTCTGTCATGCGCTGAGCAATCTATTCTTGAACGAGACATTAAGACTTGAAGATATGGCGTG GGCTCCTTCTGTTTTCAgtattcttcttctgctccttcgCGATTCTTCTAATTATAAGATAAGAATTCATGCTGCTGCTGCATTGGCTGTGCCAGGATCAATGTCTG ATTACGGTAGCTCGTTCTCAGATGTCATTCAAGGTTTAGAACATGTACTTGAAACTCTAGGTTCAGATCAGATATCAGCGGCGTCAAGTTTCAAATATAGGGATGCACTTGAGAAGCAG CTTACGTCAACCAATTTGCATGTGCTGGGTCTTGCTTCATCCACTGAACATCAACCTCTGAAAGAGTTTCTTGTCAAA AAAGCATCTTTCCTGGAGGAGTGGCTCAAGTTGGTTTGCTCATCACTAGTGGATACAAGTGATCAGCTGGCTGATGGAGCAACTTCAGCTGAAAATCAAAACGACATTTCTTTGTCATTCATGCAGAAAAAAGAAATGATATCCAAGACTATTAAGTCTTTAATTGAAGTTTATGAAGGCAGTAACCACCAAGCAATTgcaaagagatttggaaagctGATAGATTGTATATCCTAA